The following nucleotide sequence is from Salvia miltiorrhiza cultivar Shanhuang (shh) chromosome 7, IMPLAD_Smil_shh, whole genome shotgun sequence.
GTGCTACACTAATATATAACAACGAAAATCCAGACCACCAGCATGCAATTGATGTGGAAAGGATGCTCCTCCTTATGGCTAGTTTACACAGCAAGAATCTGACCATCAAGATATAAAAGTACAAAAGAATAACAAAAACAATACTCCTTTATCCACAGCTTGAAATAGCATTAATCACACGAAAGAAAAACTCTGCCTTATTGTTTTTTGTACAGATGGAGAACAAACAGTATAATAACACTCAAATCAATATTTCACCTTTAAACTGTCTTTTTTTCTTTGCCCTTCTCCTCTTTCTATCTGCCTTTGTTAGCTCAGTTTCTTCTTTGATGTCACCTTTACCAGAAAATACTTCTTCAGGAGCTAGCATAGCTGCATCAGGACACGGCCAGAGGTGCCACCTACAAACAGAAAACGGTTAGAACTAATATGCTGGCATAGAATAATTAATGCAGCTTTGCATCAGCATCGCCTCTGACTCGAGCAGCTTTGCACGAGCTTCCCGCTCCCCATCCCTAGCATCAATTGCTTTGGCAATGTCACCTTTAATTTTCAGCTGTGGAAGTCTTTATTTGTTGAGAGTATAGTATGAGAAGAGGGAGAAAGCTGATATAATCTAGTTTCACAACTGGTGTAATTACTATTAGAGATGGAGTTTATCAGTTATTTTAATATTGAAGTTAGCACAAACTATTACAGATGCCTTTAGGTTTCAATGTGAGACTCAAAAGTTATGAAAGctaatatatttgataaaatcatAAACATATTGCACCGGTGAAAAAACTAGTTATAATATAAAGTGACAATCTCGTGAAAAATCACCAGTAACATTGTTATTCAATAGCCCAAGCAAAATCacaggaaaagaaaaaatatcaaaCAGGATATAGAAAATTTATAATCAAGTCACTGTCAAATCATATCTTGATCTATGTGGCAGGATTAGGGGATACGGCCCTAGCTTGTTTCAGCAAATCCCTTTCTCTGCGCAAAACGTTTCAGCGACGAGTAGAGGGAAAGCAATGGTTGCATCACAGTGAACCTGCTTCGACAAAGGACCGAGAATTAAAGAGTCTACACCAAAGTTACCTTCAACACAATGCACATCGGAATTAAGAAGGAACGGCGATATAGAGTTATGTGAAAAGCCAAACCTTAACTGTCTTGGCAGAACCTCGAATTTTGCCCCAGGACACAGCTTCATCTGGACGAGCACCTGAATCACTCCCGTCAAACTCCTGTGCAGTGTTAATAAACACGCATAATCTGCACCATTTCGCATCATATTTGCATTGCATATGTGATGCTTGGGGAGCCCTCCTCCAAGTATTATCATCCCAGTTTTCCTTGGGCCGGCATGGACAGCCTCACTGTTCATTGCCCTAATATCTGTAATACAACAAAGTAACATTAATCAACCAGGGAGGTAAACTGGAATGCCATATAATGGGAAGTGATCTACCTTGGACAATGTCAACTACTAAACCAGGATTCTTGAAAGAGTAGAAGTACAAACATGTCACCCAGTGAACCATCTGTTAAGCTAGGGCAGAAAACAGGTATATTGTTCTGCAAGGGTGCATGAGGACCAACAATTCAGACATTAAGTAGAAATCACATGCTAAAAAACTCTTATCAATCCATTTTTGTAACAAATATCCCCAAATATGCCGAATCTAATAGTTACCAATAATGTTAGTACCATAATACAGACAGGCAAAAAAAAAGGACCTAATTAGCTATGTTCAGTTATTCTGATAAATTCCTAAAACATACACTATCACAAGTCACAAAAAGGGGGAAAGGAGGTTGCTTAGCGTGGGCAGAAAAAGCTCCCAATTCAAAAGGTCGGGACCTGTCAGAGATTGCAAACAGACAAATGAAAAAACACATATAATTCAGATTGTATTCCACTCGAAAGACTCACCTCATAAAGTTCAGCAAGGCCCTTTTTGCTCTTACTTTCGTCCTGATATTTTGAAGTTAATTAATAGCAAAACTTAACAAGAGCAGAGAAAGTAGGATTCAGAGAGATAGTTACcatctcttttctctcttttggTGCCTTGTTTAATAAAGTAGGTGGCCTCTGGACATCATCAAATTGGCCCTAAACATGGTACCAAGCATACAATTTAATCCATAACAATGAAACAGATTACAAGAGTCTGATGATAGAAAAACAATTTATCTTATACACAAATAAAGGTAGAAATATACATTCAGAGAGAAATGATAAGTATGAAACACGGTACTGTCACGacccgcacttgctaaggatagcaaattcggggaaccgcgactaagggagggaatttaggagcgggagtaagaaaggggcatattcggtttcttgatgactcgacttgtataaggaaatcaatcgaaatatctagatatcaatgaaggccacaaggggaccgtacataatattatcccaaaacggggtactcaatagttttagtacattattaaataatacatattgtttgacataatatcttaacataatcagtgttcgcagcggaataacaataacttgagtatatgtatgaagacatatactccactctgaggttctcgtcctaaattgacaaaagttccgcttgcacactacatcctcgatcacagctcaacctgcacatttaaaaatacatgcagggctaagtacaaaagtacttagtggacacttgccgaaatttacatacatgcataatattttattgtcaaagCCTTtcacagtagtaagatacgagggttttcctttaaagactcgtatttaccaaacataatatcatttctttc
It contains:
- the LOC130995100 gene encoding deoxyhypusine synthase-like, which codes for MVHWVTCLYFYSFKNPGLVVDIVQDIRAMNSEAVHAGPRKTGMIILGGGLPKHHICNANMMRNGADYACLLTLHRSLTGVIQVLVQMKLCPGAKFEVLPRQLRFTVMQPLLSLYSSLKRFAQRKGFAETS